The following are encoded together in the Geobacter sulfurreducens PCA genome:
- a CDS encoding sigma 54-interacting transcriptional regulator: protein MEPIITDKEKCRKCYCCVRSCPVKAIKVEKRYTEIIFDRCIGCGNCLSNCPQRAKMVADKVGVTESLLTSEDKVIAVLGSSFPAFFHNVAPGQLVAGLKRIGFREVHEGAYGAELIADDYARITGDNDRTYISSHCPAIVDLIERHYPKLLRNLVPVVSPMIAMGRYLKEVLGPKTKVVYISSCIAAKFETQMTETRGAIDIVLTYRELEGIFRSRQISLPALDALPFDGLAPTVGRLFPINEGTFRSFSMSADPLDTEIVSACGEVNVMGIIRDLAAGRIAPRFADLRFCYDGCIGGPGRNSELTEFYRRNLIINHYKQDIPYETAPHYLSSREQTGLDRSFASKHARLESPKTNDIKKILQATSKYSVKDELNCRACGYRTCREYAVAVYQGLAEIEMCLPYNLQQLEEDRGRLIQKYELARRELDREYTDEFIVGNDRKTLEVLDLIKQVGPTPTTVLIRGESGTGKELTARAIHRFSKRNDKPLVTVNCTTITDSLLESELFGHKRGAFTGAIAEKKGLFEAADGGTIFLDEIGDITPKLQAELLRVLDMGEVRPVGGTTARKVDVRLIAATNRNLEEGVREGWFREDLYYRLNVFTITMPPLRNRVESIPILAHHFMEKASTKLNKRLSAIEERAVIALTKYPWPGNIREMQNVIERAAVLAHDDVIHLENLPLALSENLAGSPTADLDIRASFRAERERHVVKLEKKLIQRYLAEANGNVSRAARLANIPRRTFYRLLDKYRLKDKEVRDMPQGDRQ, encoded by the coding sequence ATGGAGCCGATAATTACCGACAAGGAAAAGTGCCGCAAGTGCTACTGCTGCGTCAGGAGCTGCCCGGTCAAGGCAATCAAGGTTGAAAAACGCTACACCGAAATTATCTTTGACCGCTGCATCGGCTGCGGCAACTGTCTGAGCAATTGCCCCCAACGGGCAAAGATGGTGGCCGACAAAGTGGGTGTTACCGAGAGTCTTCTCACCTCGGAAGACAAGGTAATCGCCGTGCTCGGATCATCATTTCCAGCCTTTTTTCACAATGTTGCACCGGGCCAGCTTGTGGCCGGCCTCAAGCGGATCGGCTTCCGTGAAGTCCACGAAGGGGCCTACGGTGCTGAACTGATCGCTGACGATTACGCCCGTATTACCGGCGATAATGACCGGACCTACATTTCATCCCACTGCCCGGCCATCGTTGACCTGATCGAGCGACACTACCCGAAACTGCTCAGAAACCTGGTGCCCGTCGTTTCTCCCATGATCGCCATGGGCCGCTATCTCAAGGAAGTTCTGGGCCCCAAGACCAAGGTGGTCTACATCAGCTCCTGCATTGCCGCAAAGTTCGAAACCCAGATGACCGAAACGCGGGGAGCCATCGACATTGTTCTCACCTATCGGGAACTGGAGGGCATCTTCCGCAGCCGGCAGATTTCCCTCCCGGCCCTCGATGCGCTTCCCTTCGACGGGCTTGCGCCCACGGTGGGACGACTTTTCCCCATCAACGAGGGAACCTTCCGGTCGTTCTCCATGTCGGCGGACCCCCTTGACACTGAAATAGTCTCCGCCTGCGGCGAAGTAAACGTCATGGGCATCATCAGAGACTTGGCTGCAGGCAGGATCGCCCCCCGCTTTGCCGATCTGCGCTTCTGCTATGACGGGTGCATCGGCGGTCCCGGCCGCAATAGCGAACTGACCGAATTCTACCGCCGCAACCTGATCATTAACCATTACAAGCAGGACATCCCCTACGAGACGGCTCCGCACTATCTCTCCTCCCGTGAGCAGACCGGCCTGGACCGCTCTTTTGCCAGCAAGCACGCGCGCCTCGAGTCGCCAAAAACAAATGATATCAAGAAAATACTGCAAGCCACCAGCAAGTACTCGGTCAAGGACGAACTCAATTGCCGCGCCTGCGGCTATCGCACCTGCCGCGAGTATGCCGTGGCGGTCTACCAGGGCTTGGCCGAGATCGAGATGTGCCTTCCCTACAACCTCCAGCAACTGGAAGAGGATCGTGGTCGCCTGATCCAGAAGTACGAGCTCGCCCGTCGAGAACTCGACCGCGAGTATACTGACGAGTTCATCGTCGGCAACGACCGCAAGACCTTGGAAGTACTTGATCTCATCAAGCAAGTGGGGCCGACGCCGACGACGGTTCTGATCCGGGGCGAGTCGGGAACCGGCAAGGAACTCACCGCCCGAGCCATTCATCGCTTCAGCAAGCGCAACGATAAGCCCCTGGTGACCGTGAACTGCACCACTATCACCGACTCCCTTCTGGAGAGCGAACTCTTCGGACACAAGCGGGGGGCCTTCACCGGTGCCATCGCCGAGAAAAAGGGGCTGTTCGAGGCCGCCGACGGCGGCACCATTTTCCTGGATGAAATCGGCGATATCACGCCGAAATTGCAGGCAGAGCTCCTGCGTGTCCTCGACATGGGCGAGGTGCGTCCCGTTGGGGGTACGACCGCCCGCAAGGTCGACGTACGCCTCATTGCCGCAACCAACCGGAACCTCGAAGAAGGAGTACGGGAGGGCTGGTTCCGCGAGGATCTGTATTATCGCCTCAACGTTTTCACCATTACCATGCCGCCTCTGCGCAACCGGGTGGAGTCGATTCCGATCCTGGCGCACCACTTCATGGAAAAAGCCAGCACCAAACTGAACAAACGGCTCTCAGCCATCGAAGAGCGGGCCGTCATCGCCCTCACCAAGTACCCTTGGCCCGGCAATATCCGCGAGATGCAGAACGTCATCGAACGGGCTGCGGTTCTTGCCCACGACGATGTTATCCACCTGGAGAACCTCCCCCTGGCCCTTTCGGAAAATCTGGCAGGAAGCCCGACCGCCGACCTGGATATCCGGGCTTCCTTCCGCGCGGAGCGCGAAAGGCATGTGGTCAAGCTCGAGAAGAAGCTGATCCAGCGCTATCTGGCCGAGGCAAACGGCAATGTGAGCCGTGCCGCGCGGCTCGCCAACATTCCCCGCCGAACCTTTTACCGCCTGCTCGACAAGTATCGCCTCAAAGACAAAGAGGTGCGGGATATGCCGCAGGGGGACAGACAATAG
- a CDS encoding hydrogenase expression protein HypE: MGRMRENPRYNVISMRISDEERDRLQAIMEATHKSVSDIMREAMELFSVQLEQSQPGDQKAA; this comes from the coding sequence ATGGGAAGAATGAGAGAAAATCCGCGGTACAACGTTATCTCCATGAGGATCAGCGACGAAGAGCGTGATCGCCTGCAGGCAATCATGGAAGCCACTCACAAGAGCGTGTCGGACATCATGAGGGAGGCTATGGAGCTTTTCTCCGTCCAACTCGAACAGTCTCAACCCGGAGACCAGAAGGCCGCCTGA
- the cysS gene encoding cysteine--tRNA ligase produces the protein MALRVYNTLSGTKEDFVTLEPGRVKMYVCGVTVYDHCHIGHARANVVFDMIYRYLRHAGYEVTYVRNYTDVDDKIINRANKEGVPFNVISERFIAEFDRDMAALGLDLPTYQPKATEHIAEMIQVIERLVAKGFAYAADGDVYFSVEAFDQYLKLSKRNLEEMQAGARIEVGEKKRHPMDFALWKGSKPGEPYWDSPWGQGRPGWHIECSAMSMKYLGETFDIHGGGKDLVFPHHENEIAQSEAANGKPFARYWIHNGFVNINAEKMSKSLGNFFTIKEVLESYDAEVLRFFLLSAHYRSPIDFSDQNLKEAAAGLERIYNALAGIDEAVAADGTGAGRIDEELAEKAAGLPTRFREAMDDDFNTAQALGYVFDLVRAVNRVLAEGEIDRAVLASAREAIDRVGAVLGLFTSEPGAFVERLKSRKAAALPIEAAEIERLIEERNAARKARDFRRADEIRDTLAAQGILLLDSAQGTTWKVK, from the coding sequence ATGGCATTGCGCGTCTACAACACGCTTTCGGGCACAAAGGAAGATTTCGTCACACTTGAGCCGGGCCGGGTGAAGATGTATGTCTGCGGCGTCACGGTCTACGATCATTGCCACATCGGCCACGCCCGGGCCAACGTGGTCTTCGACATGATCTACCGCTACCTCCGCCATGCAGGCTACGAGGTGACCTATGTCCGCAACTATACCGACGTAGACGACAAGATCATCAATCGGGCCAACAAGGAAGGGGTGCCGTTCAACGTCATCTCCGAGCGTTTCATTGCCGAGTTCGACCGGGATATGGCGGCTCTGGGGCTCGATCTGCCGACCTATCAACCCAAGGCCACCGAGCACATCGCCGAGATGATCCAGGTCATCGAGCGTTTGGTGGCAAAGGGTTTTGCCTATGCCGCCGACGGAGACGTCTACTTCAGCGTTGAGGCCTTCGATCAGTACCTGAAGCTCTCCAAGCGCAATCTTGAGGAAATGCAGGCCGGCGCACGCATCGAGGTGGGAGAGAAAAAGCGTCACCCCATGGACTTTGCCCTCTGGAAAGGGTCGAAGCCGGGTGAGCCCTACTGGGATTCCCCCTGGGGCCAGGGACGTCCCGGCTGGCACATCGAGTGTTCAGCCATGAGCATGAAGTACCTGGGCGAGACGTTCGATATTCACGGCGGCGGCAAGGATCTGGTATTTCCTCACCACGAGAACGAGATCGCCCAGTCCGAGGCGGCCAACGGCAAGCCCTTTGCCCGCTACTGGATTCACAACGGCTTCGTGAACATCAATGCCGAGAAGATGAGCAAGTCCCTCGGCAACTTCTTCACCATCAAGGAAGTGCTGGAGAGCTATGACGCCGAGGTGCTCCGGTTCTTCCTCCTGTCGGCCCACTACCGTTCCCCCATTGATTTTTCGGATCAGAACCTGAAGGAGGCCGCAGCTGGTCTGGAACGGATCTACAATGCCCTGGCCGGCATCGACGAGGCAGTGGCCGCAGACGGCACGGGGGCGGGGCGGATCGACGAGGAGCTGGCCGAAAAGGCGGCCGGACTACCGACACGCTTCCGTGAGGCCATGGACGATGATTTTAACACAGCCCAGGCGTTGGGTTATGTCTTTGATCTGGTGCGGGCGGTCAACCGGGTGCTCGCAGAGGGTGAGATCGACCGGGCCGTACTTGCGAGCGCGCGGGAGGCAATCGATCGGGTGGGAGCGGTGCTTGGCCTGTTCACCTCGGAGCCGGGCGCATTCGTGGAACGGCTCAAAAGCCGCAAGGCGGCGGCTCTACCCATTGAAGCCGCTGAGATCGAGCGCCTGATCGAGGAGCGAAATGCAGCCCGCAAGGCCCGGGATTTTCGTCGTGCCGACGAGATTCGCGATACCTTGGCGGCCCAGGGGATTTTGCTCCTCGACTCAGCCCAGGGAACAACCTGGAAGGTGAAATAG
- a CDS encoding glutamine--tRNA ligase/YqeY domain fusion protein yields the protein MSTTEPAHVTNFLRTIVEDDLKSGKHRTIVTRFPPEPNGYLHIGHAKSICLNFGLARDFGGRCHLRFDDTNPVKEETEYIESIKESVRWLGFEWGEHCYYASDYFEQLYQWAESLIIQGKAYVDDLTADEIRSYRGTLTEPGKESPSRSRTAEENLDLFRRMRAGEFPDGAKVLRARIDMASPNINLRDPVMYRILHAPHPHAGDKWCIYPMYDYAHGQSDAIEGITHSICTLEFEDHKPLYEWFLDNLPVPNRPRQYEFARLNLTYAVMSKRKLLQLVKDGDVTGWDDPRMPTIMGIRRRGFTPEAIRNFCDTIGVGRSDSWIDMSILEESVRQDLNERAPRVMAVLRPLRLVIENYPEGATEDLTIAYHPQRPDLGSRSVPFGRELFIERDDFMEVPPKGFKRLSPGEEIRLRGAYIVKCTGVERDGEGNVTTVRCTYDPETRSGLPGSERKVKGVIHWVSATHAVTAEVRLYDRLFTVPNPSGDDWKELLNPLSVEIVRDCRLEPSLALARPEDRFQFERQGYFCADRVDSQPGAPVFNRTVTLRDSWAKK from the coding sequence ATGTCGACCACCGAACCAGCCCACGTCACCAACTTCCTGCGAACCATCGTCGAGGATGATCTCAAAAGCGGCAAGCACCGGACTATCGTCACCCGTTTCCCGCCCGAGCCCAATGGCTATCTCCACATCGGCCACGCCAAATCCATCTGCCTTAACTTCGGGCTGGCGCGGGATTTCGGCGGACGCTGCCATCTCCGCTTCGACGACACCAACCCGGTGAAAGAGGAGACCGAGTACATCGAGTCGATCAAGGAGAGCGTCCGCTGGCTCGGCTTCGAGTGGGGGGAGCATTGCTATTACGCCTCCGACTACTTCGAGCAGCTCTACCAGTGGGCCGAATCCCTCATCATACAGGGCAAGGCCTACGTAGACGACCTGACGGCCGATGAGATCCGCTCCTACCGCGGCACCCTCACCGAACCGGGCAAGGAGAGTCCCTCCCGCAGCCGCACTGCAGAGGAAAACCTTGATCTGTTCCGCCGGATGCGGGCCGGCGAGTTCCCGGATGGGGCAAAGGTGTTAAGGGCCAGGATCGACATGGCCTCTCCCAACATCAACCTGCGGGATCCGGTCATGTACCGGATTCTCCATGCCCCGCACCCCCATGCCGGCGACAAGTGGTGTATCTACCCGATGTATGACTACGCCCATGGCCAGTCGGACGCCATTGAGGGGATCACCCACTCTATCTGCACCCTGGAGTTCGAAGATCATAAGCCGCTTTACGAGTGGTTTCTGGACAACCTGCCGGTGCCGAACCGGCCGCGCCAGTACGAGTTCGCCCGCCTGAATCTCACCTATGCGGTCATGAGCAAGCGCAAGCTCCTCCAGTTGGTTAAGGACGGCGATGTGACCGGCTGGGATGACCCGCGCATGCCGACCATCATGGGCATCCGCCGCCGGGGCTTCACGCCCGAGGCGATTCGGAATTTCTGCGACACCATCGGCGTGGGACGCAGCGACAGCTGGATCGACATGAGCATTCTGGAAGAGAGCGTACGCCAGGATCTGAACGAGCGCGCGCCCCGGGTCATGGCGGTCTTGCGGCCCCTTCGGCTGGTGATCGAAAACTATCCCGAGGGGGCGACGGAGGATCTCACCATTGCCTATCACCCCCAGCGTCCCGACCTGGGGAGCCGGTCGGTCCCCTTTGGCCGGGAGCTTTTCATCGAGCGCGACGATTTCATGGAGGTCCCTCCCAAGGGGTTCAAGCGTCTTTCGCCGGGCGAAGAAATCCGCCTGCGGGGCGCGTACATCGTGAAATGCACCGGGGTGGAGCGTGATGGCGAGGGGAACGTGACCACGGTACGCTGCACCTATGATCCGGAGACCCGCAGCGGCCTTCCCGGCTCGGAGCGTAAGGTCAAGGGGGTCATTCACTGGGTCTCGGCGACCCATGCCGTGACTGCCGAGGTCAGGCTTTACGACCGGCTCTTCACCGTTCCCAACCCCTCGGGCGACGACTGGAAGGAGCTTCTCAATCCCCTGTCGGTGGAAATCGTTCGGGATTGCCGGCTGGAGCCCTCCCTGGCTCTGGCCCGACCTGAGGATCGCTTCCAGTTCGAGCGTCAGGGATACTTCTGCGCTGACCGCGTCGATTCGCAGCCCGGCGCGCCGGTCTTCAACCGGACCGTGACGCTGCGGGATTCGTGGGCCAAGAAGTAA
- the ispF gene encoding 2-C-methyl-D-erythritol 2,4-cyclodiphosphate synthase: MRIGHGYDVHRLVAGRKLIVGGVDIPHELGLLGHSDADVLLHAISDAILGALALGDIGKHFPDTDPRYKGADSRALLRHVMELATRKGFHLGNLDATIVAQRPKMAPHIPLMREHIAADLMADPDRVNVKATTTEELGFAGRGEGIAAYAVVLMEEK, encoded by the coding sequence ATGAGGATCGGCCACGGCTATGACGTCCACCGCCTGGTGGCGGGACGGAAACTGATCGTCGGCGGCGTCGACATTCCCCACGAACTGGGCCTGCTGGGGCATTCGGATGCCGATGTGCTGCTCCACGCCATCTCCGACGCCATTCTCGGTGCCCTGGCCCTGGGAGATATCGGCAAGCATTTTCCCGACACCGATCCCCGGTACAAGGGCGCCGACAGCCGGGCACTGCTCCGCCATGTCATGGAGCTGGCAACCCGGAAGGGATTCCACCTCGGCAACTTGGATGCCACGATCGTGGCCCAGCGTCCCAAGATGGCCCCCCATATCCCCCTCATGCGAGAACATATTGCCGCTGACCTGATGGCGGACCCCGATCGGGTGAACGTCAAGGCGACCACCACCGAAGAACTTGGGTTCGCGGGGCGTGGCGAGGGGATCGCCGCCTATGCGGTGGTGCTCATGGAAGAGAAATAG